A stretch of the Rodentibacter haemolyticus genome encodes the following:
- the citF gene encoding citrate lyase subunit alpha gives MTTREQRVEKFNAGYTVYQAVPKAESLARTAKDRKLCENLEEAIKRSGLQDGMTVSFHHAFRGGDFVVNMVMDKIAEMGFKNLTLASSSLIDSHSPIIEHIKNGVVTKIYSSGLRGELAEQISRGLLNEPVNIHSHGGRVHLVKSGELKIDVAFLGVPCCDKFGNANGFTGKSKCGSLGYARVDAEYADKVVLLTEEFAEYPHHPISIGQDQVDFIVQVEAVGDPKKIGGGATRMTTNPRELLIARKCAEVIFGSGYFKDGFSLQTGSGGAALAVTRFLEEKMRRENITAGFALGGITASMVALHEEGLIKKLLDVQSFDAVAAESLARNPNHIEVSANQYANYSSKGASVERLDVVILSALEIDTKFNVNVLTGSDGVIRGASGGHCDTAASAQVAIIVAPLVRGRIPTVVENVITCVTPGENIDILVTDHGVAVNPKRTDLIESLSQAGIPLFTIEQLCERAYSLTGKPKEIEFTDKPVAVVRYRDGSVIDTVYQIKE, from the coding sequence ATGACAACCAGAGAACAACGCGTTGAAAAATTTAATGCCGGTTACACAGTGTATCAAGCTGTGCCGAAAGCAGAATCCCTTGCCCGCACCGCTAAAGATCGCAAACTTTGTGAAAATCTTGAAGAAGCGATTAAGCGTTCGGGACTTCAAGATGGAATGACAGTTTCCTTCCATCACGCTTTCCGCGGCGGTGATTTTGTCGTGAATATGGTGATGGATAAAATCGCCGAAATGGGATTCAAAAATTTAACTCTCGCTTCAAGCTCACTCATCGATAGCCACTCACCGATCATTGAACACATTAAAAACGGTGTAGTCACAAAAATCTATTCCTCCGGATTACGTGGCGAATTAGCCGAACAAATCTCTCGTGGACTATTAAATGAACCGGTCAATATTCATTCGCACGGCGGTCGTGTGCATTTAGTCAAATCCGGTGAACTCAAAATTGATGTTGCATTTTTAGGCGTACCTTGCTGTGATAAATTCGGTAATGCCAACGGTTTTACCGGCAAAAGTAAATGCGGTTCCTTAGGCTATGCCCGTGTGGATGCGGAATATGCCGATAAAGTCGTGTTATTAACGGAAGAATTTGCCGAATACCCACATCACCCTATTAGTATCGGTCAAGACCAAGTTGATTTCATTGTACAAGTCGAAGCGGTGGGTGATCCGAAAAAAATCGGGGGCGGTGCAACCCGTATGACAACTAACCCACGCGAATTACTAATCGCCCGCAAATGTGCCGAAGTAATTTTCGGTTCAGGCTATTTTAAAGACGGTTTCTCTTTGCAAACCGGTTCCGGTGGTGCCGCATTAGCCGTTACCCGTTTCCTAGAAGAAAAAATGCGCCGTGAAAATATCACCGCAGGTTTTGCACTCGGCGGTATTACCGCCAGTATGGTCGCACTCCACGAAGAGGGGCTTATCAAAAAATTATTGGATGTGCAAAGTTTCGATGCAGTGGCGGCGGAATCTCTCGCACGCAATCCGAATCATATTGAAGTTTCCGCAAATCAATATGCAAATTACAGTTCAAAAGGCGCATCCGTTGAGCGTTTAGATGTGGTGATTCTTTCCGCATTAGAAATCGACACAAAATTCAATGTAAACGTATTAACCGGTTCTGACGGTGTCATTCGCGGTGCTTCCGGCGGCCACTGTGATACCGCAGCTTCCGCACAAGTTGCGATTATTGTTGCGCCGTTGGTTCGTGGTCGTATTCCGACTGTGGTTGAAAATGTTATCACTTGTGTTACTCCGGGTGAAAATATTGATATTCTCGTCACGGATCACGGTGTCGCGGTAAACCCTAAACGCACCGATTTAATTGAATCACTCAGTCAAGCAGGTATTCCATTATTCACCATTGAACAACTTTGTGAACGGGCTTACAGCTTAACGGGTAAACCAAAAGAAATTGAGTTTACCGATAAACCGGTTGCGGTGGTGCGTTATCGTGACGGTTCGGTAATTGATACGGTGTATCAAATTAAAGAATAA
- the citG gene encoding triphosphoribosyl-dephospho-CoA synthase CitG has translation MQRFFQTFSTQGKPISLDTLLNAREERALLQKQLLAKYRSSLLSVTLTAVGEVKKNPLLDYVFEKALEKLTALFSQREWIPIEKVVRPLETGHEAFFVLPIKACELKRAMIELEDSTPLARLWDLDVMNTDGTLLSRAEFGFSPRACLVCGDNAKYCARSRHHQTDEIIAEMQFRTQAHNFAEQIADLAYQALLQEAHLSPKPGLVDAINNGAHQDMNLHTFKQSAVALKPFFVEFLLKGMATAVLPENQVLGQIRPLGIQAEQAMFRATNNINTHKGAIFSFGLVCTAIGRLAAVQPESSEITFDIDSICALSAKFAAGITKELEHYPKHLPITAGVHLFREHGLTGARGEAESGFQQIQSLLPMLDEYHQQDWEHRLLIALLHLMAKNPDTNVVNRGGLEGLRFVQQSAVDLLKNQQVIFNKAELTQALLKFDSDCIARNLSAGGSADLLALMIFFLSFRGNPKWHYPKMQS, from the coding sequence TTGCAGCGTTTTTTTCAAACATTTTCGACTCAGGGCAAACCGATTTCCCTTGACACGTTGCTGAATGCACGTGAAGAACGGGCATTGTTGCAGAAACAGCTTTTGGCGAAATATCGCTCCTCCCTGCTTTCCGTCACTTTAACGGCGGTGGGGGAAGTGAAGAAAAATCCATTATTGGATTATGTGTTTGAAAAAGCACTCGAAAAACTGACCGCACTTTTTTCACAGCGGGAATGGATTCCTATTGAAAAAGTTGTCCGCCCCTTAGAAACCGGGCATGAAGCTTTTTTCGTTCTGCCAATCAAAGCCTGTGAATTAAAACGTGCGATGATTGAATTAGAGGATAGCACTCCCCTCGCACGCCTTTGGGATTTAGATGTAATGAATACGGACGGCACGCTGCTAAGCCGTGCCGAATTTGGTTTTTCTCCTCGTGCTTGCTTGGTTTGTGGTGATAATGCCAAATATTGTGCGCGTAGCCGTCATCATCAAACGGATGAAATCATTGCGGAAATGCAATTCCGTACGCAAGCGCATAATTTTGCAGAACAAATCGCAGATCTTGCTTATCAAGCGTTATTGCAAGAGGCACATTTATCGCCTAAGCCGGGCTTGGTTGATGCCATAAACAATGGCGCACATCAGGATATGAATCTGCACACTTTTAAACAAAGTGCGGTTGCTCTAAAGCCGTTTTTTGTAGAATTTCTGCTTAAGGGAATGGCAACGGCAGTGTTGCCGGAAAACCAAGTGTTAGGCCAAATTCGCCCTCTTGGTATTCAGGCGGAACAAGCGATGTTTCGTGCGACCAATAATATCAACACACATAAGGGTGCCATTTTTTCTTTTGGACTGGTGTGTACCGCAATCGGGCGATTAGCCGCGGTACAGCCCGAATCTAGCGAAATAACATTCGACATCGACTCAATTTGTGCCCTCTCAGCAAAATTTGCGGCGGGAATAACAAAAGAGCTTGAACATTATCCGAAGCACTTGCCGATCACCGCCGGTGTGCATTTATTCCGTGAACACGGTTTAACCGGTGCACGGGGTGAGGCGGAAAGCGGCTTTCAACAAATTCAATCGTTGTTGCCGATGCTTGATGAGTATCATCAACAAGACTGGGAACATCGTTTGTTAATTGCTTTGCTGCATTTAATGGCAAAAAACCCTGATACCAACGTGGTTAATCGAGGCGGATTGGAAGGCTTGCGATTCGTGCAACAAAGCGCAGTTGATTTACTTAAAAATCAACAGGTTATATTCAATAAAGCGGAGCTCACACAGGCTTTATTGAAATTTGATTCCGACTGCATTGCCAGGAATTTGAGTGCAGGCGGAAGTGCTGATCTATTAGCACTA